A single genomic interval of Methanofastidiosum sp. harbors:
- a CDS encoding GTP cyclohydrolase I FolE2, whose product MNTQDESPKHQLKLERVGIKNLKTLIKIDRNNKEFRHIPKINIFMDLDQDKKGVHMSRFIESITEILEDEVRDNHKSLEQIGKHILEKLKVKHSYVSAEIEFESEIPIYEKTPVSKKDTIEIHDVKVRLENNNGTWIKILEVSVVGNTACPHALAVNKKGTHIQRAVGNLKIETEFDNDIDLEEMIEAVENSFSSRVFTLLKTQDESFVVDKMHTNPLFVEDVCRNMLSLASSKFKKSKIHAECLSYESIHRHDVFAEGAIET is encoded by the coding sequence ATTAACACTCAAGATGAGTCGCCAAAACATCAATTGAAACTTGAAAGAGTTGGAATCAAAAATCTAAAAACTCTTATCAAGATAGACAGAAATAACAAAGAATTTCGCCATATACCAAAAATCAATATTTTTATGGATTTAGACCAGGACAAAAAAGGAGTCCATATGAGCAGATTCATCGAGAGTATCACAGAGATCTTAGAAGATGAAGTCAGGGATAATCACAAATCACTAGAACAAATAGGCAAGCACATACTTGAAAAATTGAAGGTAAAACACAGCTATGTAAGCGCTGAAATTGAATTTGAATCTGAAATACCCATATACGAAAAGACACCTGTAAGTAAGAAGGATACAATTGAGATACACGATGTCAAAGTAAGGCTAGAAAATAACAATGGCACATGGATAAAAATATTAGAAGTGAGTGTTGTAGGAAATACAGCATGTCCGCATGCCTTGGCCGTTAATAAGAAGGGGACACACATACAAAGGGCCGTTGGGAATTTAAAGATTGAAACAGAGTTTGACAATGATATTGACCTCGAAGAGATGATTGAGGCCGTAGAAAATTCATTTTCATCAAGGGTATTTACTTTATTAAAAACTCAGGATGAATCATTTGTTGTAGATAAAATGCATACAAACCCACTTTTCGTTGAGGATGTTTGCAGAAATATGTTATCCCTTGCTTCTTCTAAATTTAAAAAATCAAAAATTCACGCAGAATGTTTGAGCTATGAATCAATACACAGGCATGACGTTTTTGCCGAGGGGGCGATAGAAACATGA
- a CDS encoding HAMP domain-containing protein: MYELILLVFFINLFLGIYAIKSNYKSRLNLLFSFIAFFIAGIIITNPLIIIREHHLIWEKMNIFFVIWTPTLYLIWASDLSKKKLLFKDKYLVIISIIFSGSLLTDFLVKDIIISDGKYEEVFGPAFNIFFAYYLICFGYGLFLLFSSYRSSSLLVEKRKNILAFIGTLMPISASILINFIFRFIEKYPELTSNIYILPITNSLMMALFAYAVLKYDFFKPDISIKEKLDTLRIKILYITNIIIIGLGCIVAIIRIGLGYSVDTTIIETFFIVITVMVLIDLGVNYSLSGYIRDKIVTPIEMISQQSEEVGKGNFNLRVGFDGEDEIAILSRQMDEMTEKLKRTSQIRENFNKTLQIEVQNKTEKLQEAYNRLENSDKAKKDFIDAIAHELYNPLAVISVSNEFINMDKIDPHNKKMITSIQRNVQRLSSLVRELEEFTLLGLQSQKLIIEKFDLNELIKTIVQDFIILANKKKIDLSLSSSGKDFYLEGDRAKLTNVFVNLIENAVNFSNQNGEIKIRIEEKSHEIEVKIIDNGTGIRDKDINNIFEKFYRAEVDDELRQGIGLGLPISLDIITKHDGMINVESEYGKGSTFTVILPKKHVIL, from the coding sequence ATGTACGAACTTATTTTATTAGTTTTTTTTATAAATTTATTTTTAGGTATTTACGCAATTAAAAGTAATTATAAATCTAGATTAAATTTGTTATTCTCTTTTATAGCATTTTTTATTGCAGGAATAATAATAACTAATCCCCTAATAATTATTAGAGAACATCACTTAATATGGGAGAAAATGAATATTTTTTTTGTTATATGGACTCCCACGTTATATCTAATTTGGGCTTCAGATTTATCTAAGAAGAAACTTTTATTTAAAGACAAATACTTAGTAATAATAAGTATTATATTCTCGGGTTCTCTGTTAACTGATTTTTTGGTAAAAGATATAATAATTAGTGATGGAAAATATGAAGAAGTTTTTGGGCCTGCTTTTAATATATTTTTTGCATATTATTTAATTTGTTTTGGTTATGGCTTATTTCTCCTTTTTTCTTCTTATCGATCATCTTCACTATTAGTAGAAAAAAGAAAAAATATTTTGGCATTTATTGGAACACTTATGCCAATATCTGCAAGTATCTTAATCAACTTCATTTTTAGATTTATAGAAAAATATCCAGAACTTACAAGCAATATATACATTCTTCCAATAACAAATTCTTTAATGATGGCCTTATTTGCGTATGCTGTTTTAAAATATGATTTTTTTAAGCCAGACATAAGCATAAAAGAAAAACTTGACACGTTACGCATAAAAATACTATATATTACAAATATAATTATAATTGGACTTGGATGTATTGTTGCTATTATTCGAATTGGTTTAGGTTACTCTGTAGATACCACTATCATTGAAACTTTTTTTATTGTTATTACTGTAATGGTCTTAATAGATTTGGGTGTAAATTATTCTTTATCTGGGTATATAAGAGATAAGATAGTAACTCCCATAGAAATGATATCTCAACAATCAGAAGAGGTGGGCAAAGGCAATTTTAATTTAAGAGTAGGTTTTGATGGGGAAGATGAAATAGCAATTCTTTCAAGACAAATGGATGAGATGACTGAAAAATTAAAAAGGACCTCTCAAATAAGGGAAAATTTCAACAAAACTTTACAAATTGAAGTTCAGAATAAAACAGAGAAACTTCAAGAAGCCTACAACCGGTTGGAGAACTCAGACAAGGCAAAGAAAGATTTTATTGATGCGATAGCCCATGAATTGTATAATCCTCTTGCTGTGATTAGTGTAAGTAATGAATTTATTAATATGGATAAAATTGATCCTCATAACAAAAAAATGATAACTTCTATTCAAAGAAATGTACAACGATTGAGTTCTTTGGTCAGGGAACTTGAAGAGTTTACTTTGCTAGGTCTTCAAAGTCAAAAACTTATTATTGAAAAATTCGATCTTAATGAATTAATTAAAACAATAGTCCAAGATTTTATTATTTTGGCGAATAAGAAAAAGATAGATTTATCTTTAAGTTCTAGCGGTAAAGATTTTTATCTAGAAGGCGATAGAGCAAAGCTTACTAACGTCTTTGTAAATCTAATCGAAAATGCAGTAAACTTCTCAAATCAAAATGGAGAAATAAAAATCAGGATAGAAGAAAAAAGTCACGAAATAGAAGTAAAAATTATAGACAATGGTACTGGAATCCGTGACAAGGATATCAATAATATCTTTGAAAAATTTTATAGGGCAGAAGTAGACGATGAATTAAGACAAGGCATAGGTCTTGGACTTCCAATCTCATTAGATATCATAACAAAACATGATGGAATGATAAATGTTGAATCAGAATATGGGAAAGGCAGTACATTTACAGTTATATTGCCCAAAAAACATGTGATACTATGA
- the rsmA gene encoding ribosomal RNA small subunit methyltransferase A produces the protein MIPDRLFYLLNKYKISPSKSFSQNFLISDEVLRFMASYGKGKVLEIGPGLGFLTEKLSKVCDKVVAVEMDKNLVNILKQEYNFDNVEIVCDDFLKFEDKNFDTVVSSIPYAISSQITFKLFEMNFETATLLYQKEFARRFISNPGEEDYSRLSVMSKIYSEIEVLRDVPPSAFYPEPKVWSSIAHIKLDKKFEINDVFENTVRALFTHRNKIVHKAIYHSRDIFGKGKEFKQSLDEIPYKDRRVYTLDIFEIKEISDWLEGIL, from the coding sequence ATGATACCAGACAGACTTTTTTATCTTTTGAATAAATACAAAATAAGCCCGTCTAAAAGCTTTTCTCAAAATTTTCTTATTTCTGATGAAGTCTTAAGATTCATGGCATCCTATGGCAAGGGAAAAGTCCTTGAAATAGGGCCAGGATTGGGATTTCTCACAGAAAAGCTATCAAAAGTATGTGACAAAGTCGTTGCTGTAGAGATGGATAAGAATCTTGTCAATATTCTAAAACAAGAGTATAATTTTGATAATGTTGAAATAGTCTGCGATGACTTCCTAAAGTTTGAAGACAAAAATTTTGATACAGTTGTTTCGAGTATCCCTTATGCCATATCCTCACAGATAACATTCAAATTATTTGAAATGAATTTTGAAACTGCAACATTACTGTATCAAAAAGAATTTGCAAGGAGATTTATTTCAAATCCAGGCGAAGAAGATTATTCTAGGCTTTCTGTAATGTCTAAAATCTATTCCGAAATTGAGGTCTTACGAGATGTTCCTCCTTCGGCCTTTTATCCTGAACCAAAGGTATGGTCTTCCATAGCTCACATCAAACTGGATAAAAAATTTGAAATAAATGATGTCTTTGAAAACACAGTCAGGGCTCTTTTTACACACAGAAATAAAATTGTCCATAAGGCAATCTATCATTCAAGAGATATATTTGGAAAAGGAAAAGAATTCAAGCAATCGCTCGATGAAATCCCTTATAAGGATAGGAGAGTATATACCCTAGATATCTTTGAAATAAAAGAGATAAGTGATTGGCTTGAAGGGATATTATGA
- a CDS encoding tRNA-binding protein — MDTQNNINILVAEQALELLKKTLESTRFEGVWKKKDALQITDSMKSDIMAVKFSYAEKEDISEITKPIREKISKLQSALGEGWSSNFLSNSRKENKTSTKMGIAKIIFSMNTLYFVDKRIKLDNKYGVDTLVGKILSVSKVSDSLLICNVDIKRAITVLTNDMSIKDGDIVAVSILPPREFYGQISEGMFCGIHGVLRIEGEIGNRAEIPIDGYKETMNMVQDFLKH, encoded by the coding sequence ATGGATACTCAAAATAACATAAATATACTTGTGGCAGAACAGGCATTAGAACTTCTTAAGAAGACATTGGAAAGCACAAGATTTGAAGGTGTGTGGAAAAAGAAAGACGCTCTTCAGATCACTGATTCAATGAAATCTGACATCATGGCCGTAAAATTTTCATACGCAGAAAAAGAGGACATAAGCGAAATAACTAAACCTATCAGAGAAAAAATATCTAAACTTCAATCGGCGCTTGGAGAAGGCTGGAGCTCAAATTTCCTTTCTAATTCGAGAAAAGAGAATAAAACCTCTACAAAAATGGGGATTGCTAAGATCATTTTTTCTATGAACACACTATATTTTGTAGATAAAAGAATAAAGTTGGACAATAAATATGGCGTGGATACTCTTGTTGGTAAAATTCTTTCAGTTTCAAAAGTATCTGATTCTCTTTTAATATGTAATGTTGACATAAAAAGGGCCATTACAGTTTTGACAAATGATATGTCTATCAAGGATGGAGATATTGTTGCAGTTTCTATTCTCCCTCCAAGAGAATTCTATGGCCAGATATCTGAAGGAATGTTCTGCGGGATTCATGGAGTTTTGAGAATTGAAGGTGAAATCGGAAACAGAGCGGAAATACCAATTGATGGGTACAAAGAAACTATGAATATGGTCCAGGATTTCCTAAAGCATTGA
- the queC gene encoding 7-cyano-7-deazaguanine synthase QueC yields MKTAVVLLSGGMDSAVCAAISKKDGHNIYVLHVDYGQRTNKKEYNCAKDISSFYNALDFKVINLDFLKEIGGSGLTDNSIDLPKAETQGIPPSYVPFRNSILLSLATAWAEVVGAEAIYYGANSIDFSGYPDCRPLFFEAFQELIDAGTKDEIMIKLKTPLAYMSKGDIVKKGIELEVPFEKTWSCYTENDNACGFCDSCRLRLKGFQDAGEKDPIKYL; encoded by the coding sequence ATGAAAACTGCCGTTGTATTGCTTAGTGGAGGAATGGATTCTGCAGTTTGCGCTGCAATTTCAAAAAAAGATGGGCATAATATTTACGTCCTTCATGTTGATTACGGGCAGAGGACAAATAAAAAAGAATATAATTGCGCAAAAGATATTTCTTCATTCTATAATGCACTGGATTTCAAGGTAATTAATCTTGATTTCTTGAAAGAGATAGGTGGCAGTGGGCTTACTGATAATTCTATTGACCTACCAAAAGCAGAAACTCAAGGGATACCACCAAGTTACGTTCCTTTCAGGAATTCCATCCTGCTCTCTTTAGCCACAGCATGGGCAGAAGTAGTTGGTGCAGAAGCTATTTACTATGGGGCAAATTCAATAGATTTCTCGGGATATCCCGATTGCAGACCTCTTTTCTTTGAGGCGTTTCAAGAACTAATTGACGCTGGGACAAAAGACGAAATAATGATTAAACTTAAAACACCACTTGCATACATGTCTAAAGGAGATATAGTAAAGAAAGGCATTGAGCTTGAAGTTCCATTTGAAAAAACATGGAGTTGCTATACAGAAAATGATAATGCTTGTGGGTTTTGTGATTCCTGCAGATTAAGGCTCAAAGGATTTCAGGATGCAGGGGAAAAAGATCCAATTAAGTATTTGTGA
- a CDS encoding cupin domain-containing protein, with protein MIFHKNVQDIKENKIKADNAKGVSITTLVGEDQGAKNFYMRIMKIEKEGFSPYHKHEWEHENFILKGEGFLKTEDGKSPVKKGDVIYIPPNELHCYINTGNDDLEIMCIIPSML; from the coding sequence ATGATTTTTCATAAAAATGTTCAGGATATAAAAGAAAATAAAATTAAAGCAGATAATGCTAAAGGTGTTTCTATAACTACTTTGGTCGGTGAAGACCAAGGGGCAAAAAATTTCTATATGCGAATAATGAAAATTGAAAAAGAAGGATTTTCCCCATACCACAAGCACGAGTGGGAACATGAAAATTTTATCCTAAAAGGTGAAGGATTTTTAAAGACTGAAGATGGCAAAAGTCCAGTAAAAAAAGGCGATGTTATATATATCCCACCAAACGAATTACACTGTTATATCAACACTGGAAATGATGACTTAGAGATCATGTGCATAATTCCATCAATGCTTTAG